One genomic region from Equus asinus isolate D_3611 breed Donkey chromosome 8, EquAss-T2T_v2, whole genome shotgun sequence encodes:
- the NOC4L gene encoding nucleolar complex protein 4 homolog isoform X2, with the protein MERDPGPGGARRALGRLLEAVLASRGEANAVFDILAVLQSEDQEEIQEAVRACSRLFGALLERGELFVGQLPPEETVMAGSQGATRKYKMWMRHRYHSCCNRLGELLAHPSFQVKELALGTLMKFVQLEGAHPLEKPKWEGNYLFPRPLFKMVVEGLLSLEEDRSLLLSQFREYLEHDDIRYHTMQAASDVVARVANGHPEVPLIFCNNAFTLLSAVSLPRQESDISSFYVRRTELSDKWKVTHLKEHRRAFQLMWLGFLKHKLPLSICKKVLVIMHDSILPHLAQPSLMIDFLTRAYDIGGAISLLALNGLFILIHKHNLEYPDFYRKLYGLLDPSVFHVKYRARFFHLADLFLSSSHLPAYLVAAFAKRLSRLALTAPPEALLMVLPFICNLLRRHPACRVLVHRPGSPELDADPYDPGEEDPAKSRALESSLWELQALQRHYHPEVSKAASVINQVLSVPEVSLAPLLELTAFEVFERDLKKKGPESVPLEFIPARGLLGRRDDLCAQHFTLS; encoded by the exons ATGGAGCGGGACCCCGGCCccgggggcgcgcgccgggcgcTGGGCCGCTTGCTGGAGGCGGTGCTGGCGAGCCGCGGCGAGGCCAACGCCGTGTTCGACATCCTGGCCGTGCTGCAG TCGGAGGACCAGGAGGAGATCCAGGAAGCCGTGCGCGCTTGCAGCCGCCTCTTCGGGGCCCTGCTGGAGCGGGGAGAGCTGTTTGTGGGCCAGCTGCCCCCTGAGGAGACAGTCATGGCAG GGTCCCAGGGGGCCACACGGAAGTACAAGATGTGGATGAGGCATCGTTACCACAGCTGCTGTAACCGTTTGGGGGAGCTCCTGGCCCACCCCTCCTTTCAGGTCAAA GAGCTGGCCCTTGGAACGCTCATGAAGTTCGTGCAGCTGGAAGGAGCACACCCCCTGGAGAAACCCAAGTGGGAGGGCAACTATCTGTTCCCGCGCCCGCTCTTCAAG ATGGTGGTGGAAGGCCTGCTCTCGCTGGAGGAGGACCGCTCGCTGCTCCTCTCCCAGTTCCGGGAGTACCTGGAACACGACGACATCCGCTACCACACAATGCAGGCGGCCTCAGACGTTGTGGCCCGGGTTGCCAATGGACATCCTGAG GTACCCCTCATTTTCTGCAACAATGCCTTCACGCTGCTGTCTGCCGTGAGCCTGCCCCGCCAGGAGAGTGACATCTCCAGTTTCTACGTGAGGCGCACAG AGTTGTCGGACAAGTGGAAGGTCACTCACCTGAAG GAGCACAGGAGGGCCTTCCAGCTGATGTGGCTTGGTTTTCTCAAACACAAG CTGCCCCTCAGCATCTGCAAGAAGGTGCTGGTGATTATGCACGACTCCATCCTGCCGcacctggcccagcccagcctcatGATTGACTTTCTCACCCGAGCCTATGACATTG GGGGTGCCATCAGTCTCCTGGCCTTGAACGGACTTTTTATCCTCATTCATAAGCACAACCT GGAGTACCCCGACTTCTACCGCAAGCTCTACGGTCTCCTGGACCCGTCCGTCTTCCACGTCAAGTACCGGGCCCGTTTCTTCCACCTGGCCGACCTTTTCCTGTCCTCCTC CCATCTGCCCGCCTACCTGGTGGCTGCCTTTGCCAAGCGCCTATCCCGTCTGGCCCTGACGGCGCCCCCCGAGGCCCTGCTCATGGTCCTGCCCTTCATCTGCAACCTGCTGCGCAGACACCCGGCCTGCCGTGTGCTTGTGCACCGCCCCGGGAGCCCTG AGCTGGACGCTGACCCCTATGACCCCGGAGAGGAGGACCCAGCCAAGAGCCGAGCCCTGGAGAGCTCCCTGTGGGAGCTGCAG GCTCTCCAGCGGCATTACCACCCTGAGGTGTCCAAGGCCGCCAGTGTCATCAACCAGGTGCTGTCCGTGCCCGAGGTCAGCCTCGCGCCACTCCTGGAGCTCACTGCCTTTGAG GTGTTCGAGCGGGACCTGAAGAAGAAGGGGCCCGAGTCGGTGCCGCTGGAGTTCATCCCGGCCCGGGGCCTGCTGGGCCGGCGGGATGATCTGTGCGCCCAGCACTTCACGCTTAGCTGA
- the NOC4L gene encoding nucleolar complex protein 4 homolog isoform X1, whose product MERDPGPGGARRALGRLLEAVLASRGEANAVFDILAVLQSEDQEEIQEAVRACSRLFGALLERGELFVGQLPPEETVMAGSQGATRKYKMWMRHRYHSCCNRLGELLAHPSFQVKELALGTLMKFVQLEGAHPLEKPKWEGNYLFPRPLFKMVVEGLLSLEEDRSLLLSQFREYLEHDDIRYHTMQAASDVVARVANGHPEVPLIFCNNAFTLLSAVSLPRQESDISSFYVRRTELSDKWKVTHLKPPGPLMRTQAARRPAGSSLPEEHRRAFQLMWLGFLKHKLPLSICKKVLVIMHDSILPHLAQPSLMIDFLTRAYDIGGAISLLALNGLFILIHKHNLEYPDFYRKLYGLLDPSVFHVKYRARFFHLADLFLSSSHLPAYLVAAFAKRLSRLALTAPPEALLMVLPFICNLLRRHPACRVLVHRPGSPELDADPYDPGEEDPAKSRALESSLWELQALQRHYHPEVSKAASVINQVLSVPEVSLAPLLELTAFEVFERDLKKKGPESVPLEFIPARGLLGRRDDLCAQHFTLS is encoded by the exons ATGGAGCGGGACCCCGGCCccgggggcgcgcgccgggcgcTGGGCCGCTTGCTGGAGGCGGTGCTGGCGAGCCGCGGCGAGGCCAACGCCGTGTTCGACATCCTGGCCGTGCTGCAG TCGGAGGACCAGGAGGAGATCCAGGAAGCCGTGCGCGCTTGCAGCCGCCTCTTCGGGGCCCTGCTGGAGCGGGGAGAGCTGTTTGTGGGCCAGCTGCCCCCTGAGGAGACAGTCATGGCAG GGTCCCAGGGGGCCACACGGAAGTACAAGATGTGGATGAGGCATCGTTACCACAGCTGCTGTAACCGTTTGGGGGAGCTCCTGGCCCACCCCTCCTTTCAGGTCAAA GAGCTGGCCCTTGGAACGCTCATGAAGTTCGTGCAGCTGGAAGGAGCACACCCCCTGGAGAAACCCAAGTGGGAGGGCAACTATCTGTTCCCGCGCCCGCTCTTCAAG ATGGTGGTGGAAGGCCTGCTCTCGCTGGAGGAGGACCGCTCGCTGCTCCTCTCCCAGTTCCGGGAGTACCTGGAACACGACGACATCCGCTACCACACAATGCAGGCGGCCTCAGACGTTGTGGCCCGGGTTGCCAATGGACATCCTGAG GTACCCCTCATTTTCTGCAACAATGCCTTCACGCTGCTGTCTGCCGTGAGCCTGCCCCGCCAGGAGAGTGACATCTCCAGTTTCTACGTGAGGCGCACAG AGTTGTCGGACAAGTGGAAGGTCACTCACCTGAAG CCACCAGGGCCGCTCATGAGGACCCAGGCTGCGAGGAGGCCTGCAGGCAGCTCGTTGCCAGAG GAGCACAGGAGGGCCTTCCAGCTGATGTGGCTTGGTTTTCTCAAACACAAG CTGCCCCTCAGCATCTGCAAGAAGGTGCTGGTGATTATGCACGACTCCATCCTGCCGcacctggcccagcccagcctcatGATTGACTTTCTCACCCGAGCCTATGACATTG GGGGTGCCATCAGTCTCCTGGCCTTGAACGGACTTTTTATCCTCATTCATAAGCACAACCT GGAGTACCCCGACTTCTACCGCAAGCTCTACGGTCTCCTGGACCCGTCCGTCTTCCACGTCAAGTACCGGGCCCGTTTCTTCCACCTGGCCGACCTTTTCCTGTCCTCCTC CCATCTGCCCGCCTACCTGGTGGCTGCCTTTGCCAAGCGCCTATCCCGTCTGGCCCTGACGGCGCCCCCCGAGGCCCTGCTCATGGTCCTGCCCTTCATCTGCAACCTGCTGCGCAGACACCCGGCCTGCCGTGTGCTTGTGCACCGCCCCGGGAGCCCTG AGCTGGACGCTGACCCCTATGACCCCGGAGAGGAGGACCCAGCCAAGAGCCGAGCCCTGGAGAGCTCCCTGTGGGAGCTGCAG GCTCTCCAGCGGCATTACCACCCTGAGGTGTCCAAGGCCGCCAGTGTCATCAACCAGGTGCTGTCCGTGCCCGAGGTCAGCCTCGCGCCACTCCTGGAGCTCACTGCCTTTGAG GTGTTCGAGCGGGACCTGAAGAAGAAGGGGCCCGAGTCGGTGCCGCTGGAGTTCATCCCGGCCCGGGGCCTGCTGGGCCGGCGGGATGATCTGTGCGCCCAGCACTTCACGCTTAGCTGA
- the DDX51 gene encoding LOW QUALITY PROTEIN: ATP-dependent RNA helicase DDX51 (The sequence of the model RefSeq protein was modified relative to this genomic sequence to represent the inferred CDS: deleted 2 bases in 1 codon) — protein MALFHVARYPGPEAAGAEAGADGRARALLERLQCRARERQRQKQPRQQEAAQSAGPAGKRRRRPRRPRRREGGGAPESKRRRADGEDTGAGGARRGGAGPGAGSVGLTRRPPRFCRAGSSEEAPEESGVGAEAAEQPEAPDGRPPEEASGPPAHALLLGGFRRSRAPKVQPFLPAWLAEPSCVEKSVTKDLVPIEDVPEVHPDLQKKLRAHGISSYFPVQAAVIPALLESMANGFLVGRGGYQPSDLCVSAPTGSGKTLAFVIPLVQALLHRAMCQVRALVVLPTKELAQQVSKVFNVYTDATPLRVALVTGQKTLAKEQETLVQRTVDGFRCLADIVVATPGRLVDHIDQTPGFSLQQLRFLVIDEADRMIDSMHQSWLPRVMAAAFPREGTKSLFSLLQRRQPQAITAASTCCPQMPLQKLLFSATLTQNPEKLQQLGLHQPRLFSTGLAQRGSRDADAEADGESAGKYTFPAGLTHHYVPCSLRSKPLVVLHLVLEMNFSRVLCFTNSRENSHRLFLLAQAFGGVSVAEFSSRYGPGQRKMILKQFEQGKIQLLISTDAMARGIDVQGVQLVVNYDAPQYLRTYVHRVGRTARAGKTGQAFTLLLKVQERRFLRMLAEGGVPELERHDTPSKLLQPLVPRYEAALSQLERAVKEERKQKAA, from the exons ATGGCGCTCTTCCATGTAGCGCGGTACCCGGGCCCCGAGGCGGCCGGGGCGGAGGCCGGGGCGGACGGCCGGGCCCGCGCGCTGCTGGAGCGGCTGCAGTGCCGGGCCCGGGAGCGGCAGCGGCAGAAGCAGCCACGGCAGCAGGAGGCCGCGCAGTCCGCGGGGCCGGCGGggaagcggcggcggcggccgcgcaGACCGCGGAGGCGCGAGGGCGGCGGGGCGCCGGAGAGCAAGCGGCGGAGAGCGGACGGCGAGGACACGGGCGCAGGTGGGGCccgacggggcggggcgggccctGGAGCCGGGTCC GTGGGGCTGACGCGCCGCCCGCCCCGCTTCTGCCGCGCAGGGAGCAGCGAGGAGGCGCCGGAGGAAAGCGGCGTGGGCGCCGAGGCCGCGGAACAGCCGGAGGCCCCGGACGGACGGCCCCCCGAGGAGGCCTCTGGGCCCCCAGCCCACGCCCTGCTGCTCGGGGGCTTCAGGAGGAGCAGGGCGCCAAAG GTCCAGCCTTTCCTGCCAGCCTGGCTGGCTGAGCCAAGCTGTGTTGAAAAGAGCGTCACCAAAGACTTGGTGCCTATTGAGGATGTCCCTGAGGTCCACCCTGACTTACAGAAGAAGTTGCGGGCACATGGCATCTCATCCTACTTTCCAg TCCAGGCGGCAGTGATTCCTGCTCTCCTGGAGAGCATGGCCAACGGGTTTCTAGTGGGCAGAGGTGGCTACCAGCCCAGCGACCTTTGTGTTTCTGCCCCGACGGGCAGTGGGAAGACCCTGGCCTTTGTCATCCCTTTGGTGCAG GCCCTGCTCCATCGAGCCATGTGCCAGGTCCGTGCCCTGGTTGTGTTGCCCACCAAGGAGCTGGCCCAGCAG GTGAGCAAAGTGTTCAACGTCTACACAGATGCCACTCCTCTGCGGGTCGCTCTGGTCACCGGGCAGAAGACTCTGGCCAAGGAGCAGGAAACTCTCGTCCAGAGAAC AGTAGATGGCTTCCGCTGCCTGGCTGACATTGTGGTGGCCACGCCTGGCCGCTTGGTGGACCACATCGACCAGACCCCGGGATTCAGCCTCCAGCAGCTCCGTTTCCTG GTCATTGACGAGGCCGACAGGATGATAGACAGCATGCATCAATCTTGGCTGCCGCGGGTCATGGCGGCAGCCTTCCCGAGAGAGGGCACCAAGAGCCTCTTTTCTCTGCTCCAGAGAAGGCAGCCCCAGGCCATCACTGCTGCCAG CACCTGCTGTCCCCAGATGCCGCTGCAGAAGCTGCTCTTCTCGGCCACTCTGACCCAGAACCCCGAGAAGCTGCAGCAGCTCGGCCTCCACCAACCCCGCCTCTTCTCCACCGGGCTGGCACAGCGGGGTTCCAGAGACGCTGACGCAGAGGCAGACGGGGAGTCGGCTGGGAAGTACACCTTCCCCGCAGGGCTCACG CACCACTATGTGCCCTGCAGCCTCCGCTCCAAGCCATTGGTTGTCCTGCACCTCGTCTTAGAGATGAACTTCTCAAGGGTCCTCTGTTTTACCAATTCCCGTGAGAACTCCCATAG GCTCTTCCTGCTAGCCCAGGCTTTCGGGGGTGTGAGTGTGGCTGAGTTCTCCTCCCGCTACGGGCCTGGCCAGAGGAAGATGATCTTGAAGCAGTTTGAGCAGGGAAAGATACAGCT CCTCATCAGCACAGATGCCATGGCCCGTGGCATCGATGTGCAGGGCGTGCAGCTGGTGGTCAACTATGATGCCCCCCAGTACCTGCGGACCTACGTGCACCG GGTTGGGAGAACTGCCCGTGCCGGAAAAACTGGACAGGCCTTCACGCTGCTCCTTAAAGTGCAG GAAAGGAGATTTCTCCGGATGCTGGCTGAAGGCGGGGTGCCTGAACTGGAGCGGCACGACACCCCCAGCAAGCTCCTGCAACCGCTGGTCCCTCGGTACGAGGCGGCCTTGTCCCAGCTGGAGAGGGCTGTCAAG GAAGAGCGAAAGCAGAAGGCGGCCTAG